The Desulfobotulus pelophilus genomic interval GAAGGCATAGGCGCAGAGTGCCACCACAAGACTGCCCGTTCCCTGTACCATCACTTCCCGCATGCCTTCTTCTTCCCAGAGAATGGACATGCGTTCAATGGTCCAGGCAATGATGATAAGTGGAAAGGCAGTGACAGGCATGCCCGTGTGGAAACCGAGGCGGATGGCCATAAGACTGGCCAGGGTGATGAGGGTGATGACAATGATGACAATGGTGGCAATGCGGGCTACCAGAAGAAGGTTCAGATAAGAAAGATAGCTTCTGAGAAGCAGGCCGGTTCCCACAATGGCCAGAAAATAGATGAGCCCCGGTACCAGCGATGTCTGGAGAAAGGCCATGCCGATGAGTACGGGCATGAAGGTGCCGGATGTGCGTACGCCAATAATAATACGCATGAAAGTGACCACCAGAGCACCCATGGGAATCAGGAGCAGCAGCTTGAAAATACCCTGTTGATCCAGGGGCAGGTGGTGCATGCTTAAAAAGGAAAAACCATTACTGCTGGATTGGATTCTGGCCATTTCAAGGGCCGGAATACTTTGAAAAATCATGGAGAAACTGACCCTTGCTGAACTGCCGCCGGAAAGATCCAGCAGTGACGGGCCGCCCCTGTGCCATACAAGAAAATTTTCCGGTACGCCCTGCTGGCCCGTTACAGGATTGAACAGAATCCACTGATTTCCGGTAAAGACTTCAACCATGGGAACAAGGCTCTGATTTCTTCTGCCGTCTTCCAGAAAAATACCCTGCACCACACGGCTGGGGATTCCTGCTTCTGCCAGAAGGCGGGTCAGAAGGATTTCCTGCCTGTATTCTGTGAGCAGGAGGGCTGCGTTCTGTTCCTTTTCACTGGTGGTAAGAATTTTTATGATCTCCCGGGTAAGGCTTTCCGGTGTGCTGGATGTGGCACCGGCTGTTTCAATGATAGCGAGGGCGGCCGTTGCTTCGGGAGGCTGCCAGTAAACGGTATCGGGGGACGCTGGAGGATCATGGAGTTTTCCCGTTTTTTCCGGATGGCGGGTGAGCTGGATTTTATAGTACAGCGTCTGGCTGCCCTCAGCCGTACGGCGGGACCATTCTGCCCTTCGGTTTTCTTCCTGGCCCACAATGGAGAAACCATACCCCGGAGATGCGGCCTGTTCGTTGAAAATCCGGAATCCGGGTGGCATTTTGGGAATGCTCAGGCTGGCCAGTACGGGGCGCTGGGAGGCCGTAAAGCTCACGCGGGCCTCAATGAGCCAGACACCGGTATCGCTGCCGGGTTTAAAGGGAATCTGCATCTGGTTGTGGCGGAGCCATGCAAGGCTGAGGCCTGTCAGGATAAGAAGGCCGACAATCCAGTAAAGGCTGACTCGGTGCATCAGGGAGTATCCGTTTTGTTTGATGTGGATTCAACGGGGCGCTCTGTCAGGGGGATGGCGTTGGAGATGCCCACATCCACCACCATGACATCTTTCAGAATATTGCGTCCAATGAGTATGGGAAAGCTTAAGTGGCTGCGGTCCGTAAGGGTGAATTCCGCAAGCTGGGTGGTTTCTCCTATGGTAAGGGAAAGCTCGATAACAGCCCGTCGTTCGCTTTCATCCGTGCTGGACTGGAGTATGCGGGCTTTGCGCAGGAGTTTCTGTTCCATGGGAATCATTTCACCGGTTTCAGGATGGGGCATTTCAAAGCGGACCCAGCGGTCTCCGTCCCGTTCAAAACGCTCAATGTTTCTGGCATCCAGAGAAGCCGTTTCCGCTCCTGTATCCATACGGGCCGGAAAAACGAAGCCCGGAGGGGTAATCCGCACTCTTTCCTGAGCACCAACGATTATTTTTTGTGTTGGCAGGGTTTCCGTTGTACGAGGTGGCGGCAGTATGGCCGTTTTTTTTTCTTCTGGAGTATCGCAGGCCTTTGCGGCGTTCAGCCTGGCGGGCAGGTTTTCCAGCAGGCGGTTAGTTCTTGCCTGTTTTTCAAGGATTTCCAGAGTGAGGGGGATAAATTCGCTACAGCCCTGTTGTGTTCGGGCTATCTGCAGAAGGCTGGTAAGCAGATCATTGTTTCGGTTCTGCAGTTCCAGCATGTGGCTGCTCATGAGTGCCTGATCAGACAGACGCCGGTCTACCCGGTCAAGATCGGCTTCCCGTATCAGCATGCTGCCGGAGGTACAGCCGGAGAAAAGAAAAAGGAGCAGTAACAGGCATGCGCCCCCGTGTATTGCCGTGGTTGTATGGGTATTCCTGCGGTCCTTGTCAGGGCAGGCTTTTTTCTTCTGGGAGAGCGAGGGTACGGGCAGCAGAGAGCTGTATGTACGGAAGGAGCCGGACAGAAAATATACCATAAACCAACCTTTTGTATGGGTATTGCTGTGAATCGTATTGGCTTGATGCCCGGATTGTCAGGGGATTTCCAGTATGAGCCCCACGGGGCAGTGGTCCGATCCCATGATATCATTGTCAATGAAAGCATTTTTCAGCCAGCCATTTTCTACGATATTCTGTGAGATAAGGCAAAGGTCAATGCGCCAACCCGCATTGCTCCTTCGGGCATTGGAGCGGTAGGACCACCATGAATACTTCACGGTTTCGGGGTAAAGATGCCGGAAGGTATCCGTCCATCCGTTGGCCATGATACGGTCCAGCCAGTCCCGTTCAATGGGCAGGAATCCGGAACGATCCGCATTGGCTTTGGGATGTTTCAGGTCAATGTCATTGTGGGCAGTATTATAATCTCCGCATACAATGACAGGACGGCCTTGCTTGCGCAGCTGGTCCGCATGAAAGAAAAAGGCTTCATAGAAGCGTAGCTTGTAGTCAAGACGTTCCTCGTTCATCTGTCCGTTGGGAAAATAAACATTGAAGAGGGTGAAATGGTCAAAATCCAGCTGGTTGACACGGCCTTCATCATCAAATTCAGGTACTCCTATATCCGAAGATGTGGCCATGGGCGCAATACGGGAGTAGGTCATGACACCGGAATAGCCTTTTTTTGTCCGGGCATAGCTCCATGTCTGATGGGGATAACCGGTCATCTGAAGCATTTCTGCGCTTCTCTGATCTTCCTGCAACTTGGTTTCCTGCAACATGAGGATGTCTGCATCAAGGGTTTTGACAGATGCTTCAAAATCTTTTTTCCAGATGGCCCGAAGGCCGTTCACGTTCCAGGATACAATGCGGAATGTGCGTCCCACTGTTTCTCCTTATGTTATTTCCTGAGTACCTGTTCAGCACAATTTTTTTTAATAGCTCAAAAGCCTTGAATCAAGTGCACAGACAGCCGGGCCATTTGCTTGTGGCACGAATCCTATTCGCAGGGCTTTATGTCCGAAACATATGGTACCATTACTCACAAACAGCCCGGCTGACTTATGCCAGAATCAAGACGCTAAAATTAAAAGGTAAATTTCTATAATAAAACATGCTGAATAATTGCTTTTCCGGCAGAGAAACACCTTCGGCTACTCATTTTCTTCGTTTCCGGTTTCAGTACAGGATGGACTCATCCACGTCGGCAATACTGGCACAGCCAGTCATCACCATGGCCTGTTTCAGTTCGGTACGCAGCTGCCGGATATAGGCAGAGACGCCTTCGGTTTCTCCGCCACAGGCTGCAATGGAAAAGGGTCTTCCGATGAGCACGGCATCGGCTCCCAGAGCCAGCATTTTCAGTATATCTACGCCACTGCGAATGCCGCCATCCACCAGTACCCGGATTTTTCCGTTTACGGTTTCAACAATTTCAGGAAGAACATCCGCCGTGCCGGGCGTCATATCCAGCACCCGACCGCCATGGTTGGAAACCACAATGGCATCGGCCCCGGCATCCATGGCCAGTTCCGCCTGATCCCCTGTCATGATGCCTTTCAGGATAAAGGGCCTCTGGATATACTTTCTGATTTCCCTGAGCTTTGAAATGGATTTGGGGGAAACGGGCCGGCCCTGCAGTCTCAGGGTAATGAGGCCTGCGGCATCAATGTCCATTCCGATGGCCATCGGATTGCATGCCAGAGCTCTGTCCAGTTTTTCAAAAAGCTCTTTGTCTTCCCATGGTTTAATAAAGGGTATGGCCTGGCCCTTGGCGGCCTCAATGGCCTGAAATCCACACTGGGATATTTCCGGCGGCACGCCATCGCCTGTACACCCGATGAGGCCTTCCTTACAACAACCATCCACAATGGCATGGATGTACGCCGCTTCGGAAACGGCACCTCCCATATTATAGGAAACCCCGCCAATGGGTGCTGCCAGCAAAGGGAAATCCAGGGTTGCCCCAAAGAGTTCTGTCCGGGTATCCGGTTCTGTAATATCGTGGATAAGGCGCATGTTGAGCCGGATGTCAGCAAGGGCTTCACCATTGGCACGGAAGGCTTCACCCGTACCAATACCTCCCATCCCCGGAACGCCGGAAGCGCAGTTTTTGCCGTTGCAGATGGGGCAGACCCGGCAGTAGCCGGTCATCCTTTCCCGTGCCGTATCCCGTATACTTTTCATGGAGAGCCTCCTTGCCGATGATATGAATGGGAGTTTAGGGGAAAACATCAGACAGGATATCTGTTGATGTTACCCTGCACTTTCTGGCCAATATCTGCTATCACTGCTGTGCATAAAAATCAAATTCTCATGAAAGAGATGTGGAGTCTCTCCGGATCCTATTCTTTGTGCAGAACAGGATACCTGCTTGAGGCAGGAGGGCTTTTCGGTTACAAGGGATAGGGAAGGTATAAGGAAATCAGAGTTCTCTATTCCTCCTGACGGAGAACAAAATCAGGTGGGCAGAGGATGGACAGCAACCTTTGGGAATATGGGACGAAACGTGCTGATCTTTACGAAAAAACAGCTGTACAGAAGTATGGACAAGGCCTTTGACCAGGTTAAGCATGGTATATACAGGAGGCTGGCGGAACGTTACGGGGAGGAGATGGACAGGGAAAGGGCTGGGCTGATGGCCGCTGCCGTTACCAACCGGCTTTTTTCACTGCCTCCGGCAAGCAGTGACGGGGTTCGTTTTCTGGAAGAAAACAGTGGAAAAGTCCGAAAGGCGGCCGAAGCCCTTAAGGGAGATCAAGAGATTCTCCATGCCGTAACCATGGCTCTCCGGCAGCGGCAGAAGCTGTTATTTACACTGATAGATACGGGAAAGGCCTCCGGTTCTGCCATTAACAGGCCTCTGGATAACCTCATGAAGATGGGGCTGATGGCTGAGGTGAAAGAGCTTTCTGAGCCAAAGGCTTTTTTGAAGTTTGCCCGTAAATTTCTGCAGAAGAGTTCCTGAATGTCCGATAATCAAAAAGAGTCTTTGCCCCTGTCCGTAGACCATAAGGAGCTGCCATGATGAATCCGGAAGCCGTATATCATTACACTACGGGAAAAGCCCTCGGGGATATCCTGCAGGCAGCTTGCATCCGGACATCCCCTTCCTTTTCCCATTCCATGGAAAAAGCCGTGGTCTGGTGTTCTGTCCGTGAAGACTGGGAACCCAGTGCTGCCTGTATTCATGCGCTGCCCGATGGCAGGGTTGTGCGGCGCAGCCGGGAGGAGATTCGCAGGGCTGAAGGGGGGCTGGGGCGCATCCGTATTGCTTCTGGGGCCAGATTGTTCACCTGGGAGCAATATAAACGAATCAGCAAAATTTCTAACCGTCACCTCCGGATACTTTCCCGTTTTGCCGAAGACTGCGGAGCGGATACACGGCAGTGGCGGGTCTGTTTCAACCCGATTCCAGCCGCCCTCTGGGAAACTGTGGAGATGCAGCACCCTGAAAGCGGAAACTGGATTGACCATCCCGTTCAGAAAAAAGCTGTGTTGGCGGCAACGCTGCGCGAAGTCAGGGCACATATTCCTTTCCTGTCATTTTCTCAGCGAAGAGAGCTTCATTCCCATCTGAAACGCCTTATGGCGACCTGTTTTACCTGAACGTTCCGGATGGCAGGCAGGATAGGGGAGGAACCTATGGGTAACCCGGCCGGTTTGTAGGGACAGGAGATTGGGAATGGTGTATGATTTGAAGGTGATGTCCCTTTGGGAGGCGATATGACCGGGAAAAATGTTCTGCGGATTATTGTCTGTCTGTCTGTCATGGCTGTTGGAGGTGGAGTGACGGCAGCCTCCGTGGAGGAGCCACCGGACACGATCCCTGCGAAAGACCATGTGCGGGTAACCATGGAAGTGGAAGCTGTTCTGGGACAGCTTGTGGCAGCTTATCGTGCCGGTTCCGTTTCAGAGTTTTTCGGGCTGGTTTCCGAAGCCCATTTTCGTCAGAGTCCTTCGATTTTCCGGGATGCCCTTCAGAGTGATTCCCGGCAGTATATGATTCACCATGTGGATTACTGGCCGGAGCGTGTGGTGTCGGACCATACACGCCATTTTCTTTTTGTTCGGTGGGAAAAACGTTTTGAGTTGTTGGGCAGCGGGGGAGTTCAGACCGTCCGGGGATATTCCCGTTTCCTTTTTGAAGAGCGTGACGGGCAGTATTTTCTTGTGGAACTGGCCGGAAACGGTCTTTTTGGATCCAGCCTTCCTGAATGGGAAGATAGTTTGCCGAAAATTCCGGGTCAGGAGGCAGGGCCCTCTTTCCCTTAAACAATTTTATCAAATCCTTTGTTTTTGTTCAGCACATTTTCTTCTCCCCCGATCCTGCCATGCTGTGCAGACTTCCCGGCTGTTGTGAGACCATGATCAGGCCGGATGTCTGAGTAAAGGGAGGCGCAAGTTTTGTAACTGTGAACTTCCATTCCCAATGGGGCATCATTTCGGCAGGTATGGGTAAGGAATCCGCACAACGGCCTGAGGGCAGAAAGGAGCCGCTATGTCAGCCATGGGACCCATCTCAGTGATGGTGATGCTGATCGGCAGCTTCTGTTTCCTGCCAGCATGGGCAGCCATGGAAAAGGAGCCTTCTTCCGATTGGCATATCAGCGGTAGCTCTGAGACCGGTTTCCAATGGCGCGATTCCAATGACCCCGATGCGGATCATTCTTCCGGCAGTTATTTTTTTCAGGAAATATCCCTTTCAGCAGTCCGGGAAAAAATGGATGGCAGTCGTGGGTTCCGTTTCAGAGGAAGAAGTACCAATGACAGCCAGATAGATGATGAGGATTTTCGTTTACTCTATATCAATGGCTTTGCCCGGAAGGGAGAGGCGCATATAGAGATCGGAGATGTGGCGGCTGCCTATAATCCCATGGTTCTGTCCGCTTCCGTAAAGGGAGCCAAGCTGGAATACGGTCGCCACCGGGAATATGGATGGCGCCTGAGCAGTATTGCTGGTGTGGATAAAGACCATTGGGATGACCTGTATGGGTCAAAAGACCCGGATCCTGTGGATCGTTATCTGGCTGGTCTGGAGACGAGACTGATGCTGGGAGGAGGTCAGGAGATTGCTTTTTCCGCATCCGGTGTGCGGGATTCACTGAATGCGGATGCTATTCCCCTGGATCCTAAAAAAGAAACTGTGCCTGTCAAGGCTTTGACAACAGGCGTTCAGTGGGACTGGCGATTCAATAATTACCTGAGAACACGGGGAGAAGGTGCCTTCAGCCGTTCTTCTGAAGACACACGGGAAACCGGTAAACTCCGTGAATCCGGTGCTGTCAGAATTCGTCTGCTCACCGTTCCGGTTCCCCAGACGCTGAATGTCAACCTGTTGTATGAAAGAATTGAGCCGGATTTTATTTCTCCGGCGGGATCGGCCGTACGGGACAGAGAGCGGTTGGAAAGTGATACCAGCCTCACCATTTCGCCTGCCCTGAAGGCAAGATTTCTTTTTCAAACCTACCATGACAATCTGAATAGGGAGCTTTCCGAAACCTTTGAGGTGAATGACGGAACACTGGATCTGCACTGGCAGCCGGGATGGATGAGTCAGGGAAAGATTTTGTTGAGTACACGCCATAAACAGAGCCGGGGACGGGGCAGAGATCAGGATCTTCGTATGGGGGAGATTCGGAACGAATACAAAACAGAGTCTGGCTGGAAGTATGGGCTTGGGTGGACGGTTACGGATATCAAGGCAGGTTCTGACCGTTCAAAGGAGCAGCAGATCCATACACTGATGGGACTGTACGGGCTGGACAGAGAACTGGCCAATGATCACGTCTGGCGTTCAACCCTGCGGCTGGATGCCAATTTTATGGATAAGGAAGAAGGCGGAGAGACAGCCTTGGGCGGGCGCTTGGATTTGGGGTATGAGGCGGGCAAACACTGGTCGGCTGGTCTGGGTGCCTCCACACGCCGGGTTTACGTGGATCATGCGGAAGACAGTGAATATCGTTCCTATGAACTGAGGGGACATTACCACCCCGGTGGAAATCGGGCCAGGGCCATCCGTTTTTCGGCGGGTATGCGGGAGTTTGAAAATAAAAAGGGACTGCCCGTTCGTGAACACGTAACAAAAGTTGCTTACCACATGGGTTTTTAAGTCTGGCCCTTCCGTGTAAAAGGGAAGGCACAGAGGTTGAACGGCTGTGCCTTTTTCATTCGGGTGTGGGCTTGGGCCTGCCCTTTCCTTTCACAGGCAAATACGGCTCTAGTTCCCGTAGGTTTCTGCAAGGTAATGGATGAGGTTGTTGCGTTCATTGTCCGTAAGCATTACCCCTTTTTGTTCCATCCGTCTCACCGTTCGTTCCCATCCGTTTCTGTCCTTTTTTGAACGGGTAATTTTGCTTGCCCCATGGCAGGAAGTGCACCGGTTCTGGAGCAGGCTTTCTCCTTCCGTCAACGCATGGGAAGATGCGGCAGGAGAAGAGAGGGCAAGGGGAAAGGCCATGGCAACAGTCAGGACAAAGGAAAGAAACAAGGTTTTTTTCTTTTTCATAATGAATTTCCTTTCAGATAGTGCTCAAGCTGGTTAAGGCCTTCTTTTCTGGAAACCAGAGGTGCATAACCCGTGTCCCGGCAGAGATCTTCAATGTCAAACCAGTGGGCTGTGCTGAGTTCTTTAACGGTGAAGTCCGTTAGCATGGGTTCGCCGGGAAGATGGAAGAAAGTATAGAATTTTTCAAGGAAAATTGCCAATCCCCTGGCAAGTTTCAGGGGTACCTGCCTTGATACGGGAGGTTTTCCTCCGGCGGCAAGGATGGCATCCACCATGTCCCAGAGGGGAACGGGATCTTTATCGGAAACAAAATAAATTTTACCGGAAAGTTCAGGCCTGGCGGCAAGGGCCGTATCCGCAAGGATGTGGGCGTGGGCTGCGTTATCAATATAGACGGTATCAATGAGGGGATTTCTGCTGCCGATGCGGGCCAGTTTTTTTGAGCGGGCAAGGATTCTCGGTACAAGGTGGTTGTCACCCGGTCCCCAGATCAGGTGGGGTCTCAGTATGATGCAGGAAAGCCCCTCTCCTGCGGCTTTGCTTACATTTTTTTCCGCTTCCGCCTTGGTTTTCGGATAGGCGGCACCGTAGGTCTCCGGGTAGGGATGTCCTGCACCCACTCCTTCCATGTCACTACCGTCAAAGATTACCGAAGGCGAGCTGCTGTGGATGAGGCGACAGCCTTCGGATCTGCATGCGGTAAGGACATTTTCCGTTCCTTCCACATTGATGCTGCGGTAATTTTCTTCCGGCCCCCAGACACCGGCCAGAGCTGCCGTATGAAAGACGGTTTCAACGCCTTTGACCGCCTGCATGACCTGCTCTTTGTCCCGGATATCTGCCTGAATCCAGGAAAGGTTTTCCTTTTTTCCCGGTATACCTGTCTGTCCTCTGGCCAGAATCCGGACGTTCCATCCGGTATCAAGGAGTTTTCGGGTGATGGCTGAACCAAGAAAGCCGTTGCCGCCCGTTACCAGTGCTTTGTTCTTTTCCACGTATTCTCCGTAATTTTGAAACACATTTCATCTCCTCCCACAGGAAGAGGAGCGTGGATGGAAGTTTTTCTGGTTGTTGACAGATTCTCTATGGCTTCAAATATCAGTCCATATCAAATACCCGGAACCCTTTATTACCGAAACAAGAAATCACATGCTGTGAAATCTTTGCCTCCGGGTATTCCTTTTTCAGCCCTTCCACATAGCCTGCCATCTGCTCCGTGTCTTTAGGAATCAGGGTAAAATTTTTACTATAGGTAAGGATTTTTTGAAAGGCCGCGATGGGAAAATACTTGAATGCCATGACCCTGCGGATGCCCGTACAACACTCAGTGAATTTGCCAACAAACTCAAGATCTGTTCTGCCTTTGGGGCTGGATCTTTCCACATTTCAGGTGTGAGCATGGGCAGAAAAGAGATGCTTTTTTTGTGAATAGGGATGTGAGCGGCTACAAAGGCATCCTGTGTAGCCATTTTCTGTTACAAACTCATCCCGTAAGATTTTCAGGCGTGTGTACCGAAAGTCGCCGTAAGGCCCCTGGCTTTAGTCATGGGGAGGTTCAGCGAAAGCCGCTTTATATTCCCATGGCTTTCGCCATGGGGAAGATCCGGCTCATTTGATTGCTCCGGCCATTTTTTTCTGTGCCCATACGGCCAGCTTTTCCCTGTAGATTTTGGCATTGTGGCGGATATCCACGGGGAATTCCCGATGGAAGAGAAGCTGGCGGATGCCCGATGTATGGTCAAAGGCGCCTGCCAGCTGCAGCAGTTCGCTGCGGAGTTCGCTTCTTTCTTCTTTACTTATTTTATCGGGGCTTTCTATGATAATAACCGGTGTTTGTGCCCTGTCTGGGCCGATGCCCACCAGAGCACTCCGCCGGACTCGTTTATGGGTATTGAAAATGGCCTCACAGGGAAGGGTATAGAGTTCACCTTCTTTTGTGCATACTCTGTGGGATTTTCTGCCACAGAACCAGAATCTACCGGAGTTATCCTTCCATGCCAGATCCCCCATACGATGCCAGAAGCCTTTTCCGTCCTTGATCTTTGACAGTTTGTTCGCTTCTGGATTGTCGAAGTAGCCGGATGTCACCATGGGACCTCTGGCTATGATCTCTCCTATCTCACCTTCGGGTAGTTCTTCGGCGTCGTCCATGGTGTCTATGGGCTCATCACTGATGCGTATGATGGATATGTCCACCCCTTTCAGGGGGCGTCCCACACAGATCCCCATGCCCTGATCCGTAAAAGACCGGGTTTCGGACAGAATTTCTCCGGCATGGATGCTCATAAGGGGTACGGCTTCCGTTGCTCCGTAGGGTGTGTGTATGATGGCCGGATTGCCCGTTACCGGTACAAAGGATTGCAGAATATCCGGCCTCACCGGCGCTCCTGCAGAAACTACCCTTTTGAGGCTGGGCAGGCGGATTCCTTCCCGGCTTCCGTAACGGCCCAGACGATCCAGAAGGGCAGGAGAGCAGAACATGGTGGTGATGCCGTGGTGGGCGATGGCTTCCAGTATGGGCCGCGGGTTCGCCTTGCCCGGTTTTGTTGGGTCCATTTCCGGTATGAAAGCTGTCATGCCAAGTGCCGGATCAAAAAGGGCGAAAAGGGGAAAGGTGGGAAGATCCCGGTCGTCTTCCTCTATCTGAAAATGATCCCGTATGGCCTGAATCTGGGCATGAAAGGTACCATGGCTGTAGACCACGCCTTTGGCCGGTCCCGTACTTCCTGTGGTGAACAGGATGGCAGCCGTATCTTCCGGTTCACGAAGGGCTGTTTCAAATCCCGTTGGATCTGTTTGGAGCAGTTTCTGTAAGGGGGTTATGCCGGGAAGGGGAAGGGATCGGGTACAGACTTTATAGCGGATCCCGGAAAAAGCTCTGGGGAAGAGGCTGCGGAAAAGATGGGCCTTGGGAATCCCAACCAGAGCTTCGGCCCGGGTGGAGGCAAGGCAGTCTGCCATGCGGTTCAGACCCATGCCCGGGTCCACTACCACGGGGACGGCACCGGTTTTGAAAAGGGCAAAGGTGAGGATGAAAAAATCCATGCCCGGTGGAACCATGAGTACGGTTCGGGTCCCGGAAACAATCCCTCTGGCCTGCAGTCCGGCAGCCACTTTCGTACTTAAGGCTTCCAGCTGGGCAAAGGTGAGCTGGGTCGTTCGGATCCGTCCGAGGGAGTCTTTGCCTGATGGCATGACTACAGCCCGCTTCCAGGGTGTTTTTTCCGCATTTTTTGTGAGGAGATTGGCTATGTTGGCATTTTCCATGGTTCAACCTTACCGGTTTCGTGTCGTAAGAATTTATTTCATCCATGGCATCCGGCTGAGCACGCGCTGGGCCATGGAAGGTCGGGGAGCGAAGGGGTCAGGATCCAGTCGTATGGTCTGGCTGCGGGAAAGGGCAAGAGTTGTCCGGAGGTCGGAAGAGATGGCATCTGCTTCGGTCCGGATGGCATCGCGGCCTTTTTCGGCATTGACAAGACGGGTGACATACAGGGCCTGAAGAGCGGTACCTGCACGGGATATGCTTGTTTCCACTTCCCGGCGGAGGCTTTCCCATTCCCGCATTTCTGACTGGGGAATGCGCCTCTGGTCGGGAAAGCGCTGGGCGATGGCTTCAATTCTATTCATTTCCTTTCCGATGAGAGCCAGTTCCGCATTGAGTCCCCTCAGGGCTTCATAGCTTTGCGGAATATGCTCCCAGATGAAGAAAAGAAAGGCATCTTCAAAGGCAAGGTGCTCCATGATGTGGGCAGGATAAACGGGAGCTTTTTCTTCCTTTTCCGGTTGGAGAAAAGAGAGAAGGGCAAAGGCTCCGGCAATGGCCGCCATGCCTGCCAGAACCGCCACCAGAAGAATTTTTTTTCGTGATCTGGGTGGTGGGGGCGGAGGTGGCGGTGGTTCCGGCTCGTTTTTTCTGCCTTTTTTTTTATGGGCCGACTTTGTAGGGACTTTTTCTTTTTTTTCCAATGGATTCCCTTTTTACTGTCCGGTGCGCAGTGGCAGAAACTTATTCAGAAGATGGGATAAGTGTACCCTGAATTCTTTTTCGTTTCAAATGGCATCCTGTCATTCCGGATGAACTGTACGGATTGTATGAAAGCAGAGGGAGCCTTTCCCGGTCAGTTTTTTTGCTCCAGAAAGGCACGCAGCAGGATCATGCAGCGTTCCCTCTCATCTTCAAAAAGATAATGACCGGCATTGGGAAAACTGTGGCAGGCTGCATCCGGGAAACAATGCTGCCAGCGGTCCCGGTAGTCCGTGTCAAAAACAAAGTCTTTTTCTCCCCATAGAATGATTTTGGGCAGAGGGGTGAGGATGGAAAGATTTTTTTCTGCCCAGGCAACGGCTTCATAACTCCGGTCGCCGGGAGTGAGGGGAATATCCTGTACAAAGGCCAGCTGGGCTCGGCGGTGCACAGGACGGCGATAGGGGAAAAGATAGCCTTCCTGAACGGTAGAAGAAAGTTTTCTTACGGAACAGAAGAGCAGGGCGCATTTGGAAAAAAGATTCATGCCCAGAATGGCAGGGACGGCAAGGGGGCGGACATCTCTGGCAAGCCGGATGCGAAGGGGAAGCTGTTTTTCTGCCGGTTGCAGGAATCCTGCCGTATTGGTGATGACAAAACTTTTGATCCGTTCCGGTCTGCGCAGGGCCAGAAGGGTGCCGATCATGCCGCCCCAGTCGTGAACAATGAGGTGAACGGGTTCTTCCGGAGCTACGGCATCCAGAAACGTTTCCGTGTCCCGTACCCGCTGCATAAGAGAGTGCTCATGATCTTCCGGATGGGGTTTATCGGAAAGACCCATGCCGATGTGGTCCGGTACCAGTACCCGGTACATCGGAGAGAGGGTTTGCACCACATGTCTGTAATAGAAACTCCATGTGGGATTACCGTGCAGGCAGAGGACAACGGGCCCGCTGCCTTCATCAATGTAATGCATG includes:
- a CDS encoding fatty acid CoA ligase family protein, with the protein product MENANIANLLTKNAEKTPWKRAVVMPSGKDSLGRIRTTQLTFAQLEALSTKVAAGLQARGIVSGTRTVLMVPPGMDFFILTFALFKTGAVPVVVDPGMGLNRMADCLASTRAEALVGIPKAHLFRSLFPRAFSGIRYKVCTRSLPLPGITPLQKLLQTDPTGFETALREPEDTAAILFTTGSTGPAKGVVYSHGTFHAQIQAIRDHFQIEEDDRDLPTFPLFALFDPALGMTAFIPEMDPTKPGKANPRPILEAIAHHGITTMFCSPALLDRLGRYGSREGIRLPSLKRVVSAGAPVRPDILQSFVPVTGNPAIIHTPYGATEAVPLMSIHAGEILSETRSFTDQGMGICVGRPLKGVDISIIRISDEPIDTMDDAEELPEGEIGEIIARGPMVTSGYFDNPEANKLSKIKDGKGFWHRMGDLAWKDNSGRFWFCGRKSHRVCTKEGELYTLPCEAIFNTHKRVRRSALVGIGPDRAQTPVIIIESPDKISKEERSELRSELLQLAGAFDHTSGIRQLLFHREFPVDIRHNAKIYREKLAVWAQKKMAGAIK
- a CDS encoding alpha/beta fold hydrolase, whose protein sequence is MQTMSHELKRIYPFRSRAVSVNGFSMHYIDEGSGPVVLCLHGNPTWSFYYRHVVQTLSPMYRVLVPDHIGMGLSDKPHPEDHEHSLMQRVRDTETFLDAVAPEEPVHLIVHDWGGMIGTLLALRRPERIKSFVITNTAGFLQPAEKQLPLRIRLARDVRPLAVPAILGMNLFSKCALLFCSVRKLSSTVQEGYLFPYRRPVHRRAQLAFVQDIPLTPGDRSYEAVAWAEKNLSILTPLPKIILWGEKDFVFDTDYRDRWQHCFPDAACHSFPNAGHYLFEDERERCMILLRAFLEQKN